Genomic segment of Coffea arabica cultivar ET-39 chromosome 1e, Coffea Arabica ET-39 HiFi, whole genome shotgun sequence:
TAAAAAAGatcaaatcataaaaaaaaaactaaataagATCAGATCAAATTAAAGTCATGGattattttaataatttaacTATCTTAGTTGCTTAAAAAAAGACTAAAGACTAAATAagatcattttttttgttttaagctAATAAATAAGatcaaatcataaaaaaaaaactaaagaagATCAAATTAAAgtcatggattatttcatgaCTTTAATGCTGCTTATGGATCATGCATATGATAACACATATGAGCCGTTGTAAAATGGAGAAATTAGTAACATCTAAATAAGGCACCCTTTAAGGTGCGTGTATCTCACCTTGGGCCGCCATTGGATTTGTATTGTGCAGCAATTGGACACCGTTATGATCTTTACGTTCCCAGTGCTCACAACGATTTCTTTTTATCAAGTCTCATCGGCGCACCTTATCAAAATGTGCGCCAAAAGTGGGACCAGTTTCATCACAGCCCGAGGAGCATCCCATCGAGCCGTTGCAAGAATTTAGCCACATGAGATTCCCGCTCGCTAAAGCCGACACGTGTATCCGATATTGTTTGAATGGTCAAGATTTAGGCACGTTATCGTGCACTGGAATTACACCTGATTTATACACGATCTGTGGAGCCCCACATATGGGAATAGTCGTTGACTTAATCGATCGTCTCCTGCGTGCGTGATCGTGCGTTTTGTGTTTGAGTTGTTGGCACCGATTGGACATTGGAGTGGAATTCTTGGTCCTATTTAATAGATGTTCTTTTCGGTCCATTTATTTGGGGTGGGCTGAAAGTGGACAACCATAGTTTAGCAGTCAATGCATTCTCTTCGACACATTTAATGCACTTCCAATTTACGCCTTCCTCATTTGCTGAATATGGATACGAGCCGCTATCCCACTGTAGTGAAACAAATCAACATGGGATAATATCAGAAGCCTCCCCTGAAGTCTCTCTTAATAGCACTTGATGCTTTCGATGTtttgaaaaatatcacttaccgcccttgataattataaaatgactatGTATTACCCTCACTTCATGCATAACACACATAAAGAAAGTAATAAAAGTCGCCCATTAGTTTCATCTCTGTTCCTCTTCTAGCCATCGCCCActagtttcatttatttgcctTATCGTGGTTATCTTCTTAATTTCCGTCTAATCTGACTATGAAATTGTGTTGGCTCCCTCAACTTGAGATTTTAACAATTcaattttgattctttaacatGTGCAAGCTATATTGAGAGTAGGAAAAAAAGTGGCTGATAATACGATAACAAggaaatggagaagaaaataagaaacaaacACTATTGGTGGCGGATTAGCATAATAGTAGGTTTTGTAGATGGAAGGGACGATTGCATTAATGGGTGAAAAGAAATAGAAGAGAATGGAGAAGATAAAAGATATTGTAGTTATTTCATTGCATCAaaggaggttagtgtaattttctAAACATGAAAACAGCAAAGTGCAATTATCAGAAACCTCTTTgagatttctaaaattatcccaattaTCTTTGGGAAGATGACAGCGAATTacaaaggaaattttcattttgcactTATTACCatataatatttcgcttgcatcatagaCACATTTTGTTTGGATACCtcaattatcccaaataatatttcgcttgcatcatagacacattttccaacccacctttttatatttccaaccacccttttatctcacatacatcacatcacaaaaaatgctacagtaattattccaaataatatttcaaataatacactatccaaacactcTAGGCAGCCAAAAAACGAGAAGAAAAGCCGATAAAAAGGAACATCCAAAAGCGACATTTATAATCTCATTATAATCAAGTTGACTAAACAACCTATCTACACAAAGCAAATCAAGGTATGCTGTGTAATGCAAGAGGCATAGACTTCATCAGGTTAACTTCTTGAACTGGCTAATCAAGTTAATTTTGCAAATGATTAATTAAAATGGTAATTAGTTGAATCAGATGATGACAATAAACTTTGAAACTTCTAGGATTCACTCAAATTCTATTACACtttgtttttgtccaaaatcttCTATAGCTGCCAAATGTATCATTGTTTCCTTCCCCTCcctttcttggctggctgtgccTCCATATGTTCTTTCCCACTAACTTCTGATATGTCAGCTGCAGAAAAGGAAAATCCATCAGTTCCTTGAACAAAATGAAAAGACATCTAAAAAAGATACTAAAACGAAATCTGAAAGAATCTCAACCAGCAGCAAAAAAACACGGTGGAGAAAGAGGTAATCTATGGTGAAAAGGTTACTTTAGAGTCGAGAAAATATTAAGACAAGGTGGTTTTAAAAGTCCAACAAATGAGAAAAGACTTCTTATCATTCTCAAAGAAAGATGCACTTTGCAACAGTTTTTAAGCAAATACAATCAACATGATGCTGCCACTAAGACATCATTACAACTTAAATGAGAGCAACAATACCTTCAGGTCCACGAGCCATCAATGTGAAGAATATGTTATTGAGCTTCTCCATCTTCTTGGCATCCTGTGCTTGGTCTGTCTTAAACTTGATGCACTAATTAGGAagtaagaaaggaaaaaagtcaACATCACAAGAGGAGATAAACACCGCAAAAACTTTAAAACCTGAATTTACAAAAACTTCTTCAAAATGTCAAGAGTTAtaacttgtatatttgatttaaCATTCCATAATCTTCCCCATAGATTAGTGAAGCCCCTTGAGATCCTtcctttcctttgtttttttattgCAAAGTAGCCTGGGATGCCACGCATTCTGGATCTAGCGATCATTTATGCAGACATTCAGAAGAGTAAACTGGAAAGTGATTGTTAAAATGCATCTAGATCACTGCACCTAATGGAGCTCATGGTTGAGAAGCAGGGTATGCTGCTTCAGGTACATGAGCAACCACGAACAGTAGACAAAGCAATGATTCAGGTTTTCACATGCTCTTTAGAACAGGCACCAACATTTTACTAATCGCATACATAAACAATAAGAGCAAACATCAGGACGCACATATTAAACGGCCCCAGAGGAATGTAAGAAGCCTTAACATGCATAAGAAATGGGGCGGGGCAGATAGTTAAACACAGATGCATAACTTTTGAGCCTACTTTAAAGCATGCCTCTTCAGAAATTTCTTTAAAATGCTTCAAATTAGATTCCTATGGGGAATTTAAGAACAAAATCAACCAGCTGTGTAACCTGAAATCATCTTTTCcttgttcttctttttttaaagcATCCAAAAAGTATATAATTTAGATATGCAAAACCAGCATCAAAAGATGCATAAAAGACTATGGATGAAGATCTTAAATGTCCCAAGCATTTGCCTGTAATATATTTTGCTCTGACAATCTTTTACTCCAACAATTACTTCTAGGCTGTTTTCGGTTTGGCAGCATGCAGAAACCTATAATCATTAAGGACATACAGATACTTTGATCCTAATATTGAGCATGTGAACTGACGATCATATCCATAGAAATGAGGGTACATCATAACAAGTAGAATAGATTGCATAATCTATGATGCATCGGTATTTAGGAGATAATTAAGAACACAttttgtttttgactttagCAAGACATTGGCATGATCAACCATGTAGTTCTTATTTCCACGCCAGATAACAGGAACTTACCCAAAACTAGTACCACAAGGAAAATTTTCCCTCAACTCCCTGATGTTTTATCCCACTTATATTAAGATGCCAACATGAAAGCAATTCATGCAGTCAAGCATCACAGAAATGGCCTTTGGGACAACTATGTCTTATTGAACAATATTTGGGAAAGGCAACACATTTCCTTCCCTCAACCAAGAACCAATTAAAACCTTTACATAGGACTCTCAGACCACTCTGACAAAAAATCGTACTCTACACATAATTTAGTCACATAAGCAAATTCTTGAATGCATTGGAAAATATGTACTTCTATGCAgacttccaaaaataaaaactgcAAGCCACTGAATGGACAAAATCGTATACCTGGAGATGTATATTCATTCAATAAAGACCAAAAGATAAGCAACTCCCAAAGGTTTGTGTAATAAACACGAATGACACAGTCTGAACTGAAAGCATACCACCCtcataaataaacaaaattccATGGAAATTATACAGGTAATATCTTctctagaaaaagaaaatttcaaccCACCTAGTTGCACATTAGAATAAGAGTATAAAACGGGCTTCAGTCAAAACCCATAGACAGAATCAAGAAAGAACAATCAATTATTAATGAAAATCCCTCCCACACGAAGACAGGAGCTTAAAATCCTGCCTCAGTTGTATCAACTAACTCAGCGTTACTCAAATTTCCAACGCGTAATACCACATCATAATCTCTGACAAAGAATCAGGAAGCAAGAAAACCATTCCGTGGATGAAGAAATCAATCAAACACCTAAACTTCAATTTCATCACCATCAACAACCAAACAAAACTATTCCAGCCAGACGAAGCTTGTTGTAGTACCGAAATACGAAGCATTTATTGCAATAATCCAATTAAATAGCTAAAACTGAAATAAATTTCTCTTTACCTCTTTATCGTCTGTGACCTTAAGGACCAACTTTCCATCACAATGCCTGTATTTCATCACGTACCGCGTCTGCATTACAAGGAAATAAAGTCAAGTTATTGCTCACCGAAAACTTAAAACCTAGACAAGTAAATTTGGGATACAAACCATATCGTGTCCTTTGAAGATTACCTTTTCGGGATCGGCACGAAACAACTGTACGGACCTTTCCACGAAATCGTCCCAGGAGGTTAGGTAAACCATTTTTTCTATATGATTTGTTTTGAATGTAAATACACAGAATAAAAACGGAAGAAGATCAGAAGCCGGAGAACGTAGTTGTTTAGTCGTCGATTGGCCGCAGTAGTTCTCGGTCACTGGAGCGGGGGAGCAAGGTTTTGAGCCTTTTCTAACTCTGGCCCAGGGGGGTTTTTATTAGGTGTTTAGGGTCCCGGTGGAACCGTGGAAGATAACAAGGGCAAAGTTGTCCACGGGAAAATCCCGGTCatgtctctctttttttcccacTCTGGTATTGATTCTATTGACAAGGTCCGTTTGGATTGGTGTTTTTGagcctgtttttgaaaaactgtttttcacattccaaatgctacagtaaatgtgtatttcaaaaacaacttcaaaaacaccatatccaaacaatatatcaaaaacaactccaaatatatttcaattatgcatatttaatttgtatattttaataagtatatttcaatttgtatattttaattatgtattttaattatgtatatttcaattatattttaatatattttaattatatattttaatatgtatatttcaatatggtattttaatatgtatattcaattatgtatattatatatatatatatattatattaatataaatatatttatttcaattatgtataatattatatatattatgtcaattgaaataaatattatatatttatataaatacatttatttatatataaatttataaatatatttatgcaattttgttttataatatatattaatatgtatatttcaattatgtatattatacataaattatattaatattaacgtatattatatatattatacatttctaatattatatatttatacatacatatcataaatattttattttatttaaaatatatttttatatatttataatatatttacataaatattatatgttatataaattatatataatataatatataatatattatacatttatataaatgtacatttatacataatatataaatatttatgtatatttataatatacatttatattatatattatatataatataatacatttatacatttatattaatatacataatattaattttacatttgtacataatattaatacatgtatacatttatattaattatattaatacatttcaacataatattaaaacatatttataatatattaatttatatatttatataatattcatttataatttatacatttttaataatatacacttatacatttaaatatacatttatattatgtattatatataatataatacatttatacatttatattagtatacataatattaattttacatttatacataatattaatacatatatacatttatattaattatataaatacatttctacataatattaatatatatttataatatattaatgtatacatttataataatatacacttataatttataatatatttataatattcatttataatttatacatttataataacatacacttatatatttataaatatatttatattatgtattatattgAATATAATACAGGCCcatatttttatatgaatatataaatatatttatttataaatatatataaatgtattataaatgcataaatgtatatttatataaaaattataatttatattttatacatttatataatatttatttataatttatacatttatacatttgtaaatataaatgtattataaatgcataaatgcatatttatattaaaatataaaaattataatattctaaaaatactcaaaaatatgtttcaaaaatgcctctcaaaataattcaaaaaaatctacagtaaaagttttttatatagtttttgaaaaacaactccaaaaacaactaatccaaacggacttgtttttcagattcgaaatgctacagtggtgtttttgaaaaacaaccccaaaaacagctaatccaaacaccCTTTTCTGAGTTGGAAAGTTGGATTGACTACTGATAAGGCCGCAGCATTGAGTTGAGTAATGCATAAAAGTGACTGCGCAGTAATTTAGCAGTTACCTCACAGGGAGTTGTGCTCTGAGTGCTGAAACGACGTCCGAATCACATCAGAGCCCAGGGGTAACGTGTCATAATGTACCCGAGTCTTTGAGACACCGTCACCGTCACGTTAGCTTCTCACTCCTTCCCCAGCTTTGGCGCCTTCGTTAcctatacatttatataattttgTAGTTGCTCTTCAGGCACTTCAAACAATGTCCTGTTTGTTCCATTCGATATGATCAGCTAATCTTCAGGATATCTTGCGCCTGTCGAGACAAACGCTGCCTTAAGAGATCATAGCAcaatcttcttcttctctccaTAAAGGCAGCAGCAGCAGTGGTTCATTTCATCAGTAGTTCGAGTTCTTAGCAAACTCGTGAAACCATGGCAACTTCCAGAGGCACGTCTTTAGTTTAGTCTCGCTTACTACTATAGTACTACTTAAAGCTCTAAAATCGCGATTTCAGACATTGTATTGACATGCATGTGGCGTTTGTTTAATGTTTTCTGCAGAAGCAGAACAACGTAATCGAGCTTTTCTAAGGGCAGCTTTTGACGGAAATCTCACACTACTCAAGAGTAGGCTTTACTAGTGTTTTgtgttttactttttattttctttggttctTTTGTGTCTTTGGCGAAACTGTTGTTAAAATCAGGGTTTAATCGGGAAACTATTTCTATCTGGTGAAGCTTTTGGGAAGTCGCATTCTGGATTTAAGGACCCAAACGGCCGAACGGCGCTTCACCTGGCCGCTGCCGCAGGTAAAACGGAGATATGCGGCTACTTGATTGACCAGTTGAAACTCGACATGGATGGGAGAGATGATGATTTAGGTTAGAGATTTTTTTTCCTGGCcctcatttatttcattttcaatttGATTGCTTTTATTATGTGCTTGATTTTCTTAGTTCAAGTCATCAAGTCTTTAAAATTCGTTGTCATTCACaggatgataataataaaaaaagaactaaaagatTTTGTTGTGTGACTCTGTAGATGGATACGGAGTTGGTAAAACTAATTCTGTTACTCTCAGATGTTGTAATCCCCATAGCTTGAAGGAACTTGAGATTTTCtcctgctttttttttttttttttttttgtctttaaaattttgatgtttAATCTGATCTCTCTTACTGCCTATGTGGCACAGGTGATACACCTTTGATTCTGGCAATTGTGGAAAATCATAATTCAACCGCTGCCTTTCTAATTGAACACGGTGCAGAGATCATGAAAAGTAATTATAAAGCTTTTACTCCCCTGCACTACGCTGCTGAAGAAGGTTTTGAAAGCGATTACAAGtactttttaattcttttttattaacGGCCATTGCACTTCTCGTAGTGTTGGTAGCTATCCACGGCCTGGATATAGAGTTTTAAGTGCTTTAGGTGTTATTGGTAACTAGGCAATACGTGTGTAGGAAACAAGGAAATACTACAACTTTTGATCTCCAAAGGTGCTGAAATTGATAGCAATTCTGAATCCGGGACACCATTGCAATGTGCTGCACTCTCTGGAAAAGGAGAAGCTGTGAAGATCTTATTAGATAACAAAGCAAATGTGAGATTTACAAAGTTTGTGCTGCTTATTTTATTCCTTCCTTCCCTTAATCAGCACCTTTGTATTTTTGGCCCAAATGTTTctggattttttatttataataagCTTTTGTCGGATCACATCAAAATCTCTACTCCTATGTTCAGAAGCATTTAAACGGTAAATTTTCAAGTGTATTGACTTTTAGCTTATATTCATTTCCCTATGTTACTGACATAGAGAGCAAACTCAAGCGTTTTTCACTGAAATTGGTAAACACACAGTGATGCTGCTGTGTCCTTGAGAATACTAGTGCATGTTCTTCTTAGCTCCGCCCAGTTTCCATGCGACTTTTTATTATCTCTATTAccatgttttattttattactcAAGTGTTTTTTTCTGAAGCATTGctttttgcaaaaattatttagaaaaaacATGTGCAATCCACCTTCTGCAGACTTTTATCTAAGAGACTACCTTTTGCTATTGTTTCCTTTAAAACGTCACATTCTACCGTCTGCACATTTCATAAATATTACTAGATTTCACAGTAAATGCAATTCGCTTTTCCCTATAACTTTGGTCAACTTATTGAATATGCATTTGCATATAGAagtttggagatgatttggatcTTTCATTCTGGATATTGTGGTTTTATGGGTTTTTAAAAATGTTTGTGTTTTTCAAATTATCTGTGCTTATCCAGTCTTTACATGTTCTTTGTGTGAAATCAGGAAGATTAGATTTGTTAGGTTCTTTTGCTTGCACAGTTTTTGCGTATAAGTTGTATGGATTGTGACTCAATTTCATTTTACATTCATAATCTTCTCTTAATGTTCATATTGTTGTTTTGATCTTTTGTGCAGCCAAATTCGGTTACACAGCTTTATTTTCCACCCCTGATGCTTTCAATTATTGCCAGGTCGTTCAATTGCCTTGACCTGTTGCTTAAGGTATATGTCCAAGTTTATAGCAAATGTCTTGACTCATACACTGTTTCTTCGTCGCATTGGTTATGGTTGCAAGCTATAGTAAATATGAAAAGGATAACAACGATGGAAAATCCATTTGCTTTGAAGTTTTTCCTTGAAGTGTAAGATATTGAACACTTGGACCGTTCAGTTTTTCTGGAATTGAAGACGAAAACCATAATCAAATATGGTATTCCTATAATTAACTATTCCTCTGGGCAATTGCTGATAGTTTTGTTGTGTGCTTCAATAAGCTGAAACTGAGAGTACATGTCACTTTTTACTATGCCTTCATGTCAAAGTATACAATTGTCTTATGCGCTTTTGTTTATCTTTATTGTTAGTGATGCTAATTGTGATTTGACACGAGGACGAGATTGTTAGGAATTGTTCAACA
This window contains:
- the LOC140013808 gene encoding signal recognition particle 9 kDa protein; amino-acid sequence: MVYLTSWDDFVERSVQLFRADPEKTRYVMKYRHCDGKLVLKVTDDKECIKFKTDQAQDAKKMEKLNNIFFTLMARGPEADISEVSGKEHMEAQPAKKGRGRKQ
- the LOC140013811 gene encoding uncharacterized protein isoform X4 codes for the protein MATSREAEQRNRAFLRAAFDGNLTLLKTFGKSHSGFKDPNGRTALHLAAAAGKTEICGYLIDQLKLDMDGRDDDLGDTPLILAIVENHNSTAAFLIEHGAEIMKSNYKAFTPLHYAAEEGNKEILQLLISKGAEIDSNSESGTPLQCAALSGKGEAVKILLDNKANPNSVTQLYFPPLMLSIIARSFNCLDLLLKAGADPNLGSCGKTPLIAAACEGETEIINCLLKSGADPNARDNCGVTPLEHAAMRGEHAAVKVLFPITSRISSFPDWSFTGIMKHICSAKARKQRDCRRREVFQMSKSKGEDAFKRKDYLDAIHWYTEANLADPADATIYSNRSLCWALLNQGSHALSDAEMCVKLRPMWAKAHYREGLSKCIPIIF